A single region of the Lycium barbarum isolate Lr01 chromosome 2, ASM1917538v2, whole genome shotgun sequence genome encodes:
- the LOC132626829 gene encoding ISWI chromatin-remodeling complex ATPase CHR11-like: MARSSRAKSSPLSEGSEEERVNEQVNDEEDEEELEAVARSAQDSEEDDDDATADRADAEDDDNEEDAAANEISKREKARLKDMQRRKKQKIQEMLDAQNAAIEADMNNKGKGRLKYLLEQTELFAHFAKGDQSTSEKKTKGRGRHSSKITEEEEDEEYLKEEEGGLSGSTRLLAQPSCIQGKMRDYQLAGLNWMIRLYENGINGILADEMGLGKTLQTISLLGYLHEFRGITGPHMVVAPKSTLGNWMNEIKRFCPIIRAVKFLGNPEERRHIREDLLVAGKFDVCVTSFEMAIKEKSALRRFSWRYIIIDEAHRIKNENSLLSKTMRLYNTNYRLLITGTPLQNNLHELWALLNFLLPEIFSSSETFDEWFQISGENDQQEVVQQLHKVLRPFLLRRLKSDVEKGLPPKKETILKVGMSQMQKNYYRALLQKDFDVVNSGGERKRLLNIAMQLRKCCNHPYLFQGAEPGPPYTTGEHLIENAGKMVLLDKLLPKLKERGSRVLIFSQMTRLLDILEDYLLYRGHQYCRIDGNTGGEDRDASIEAFNRPESEKFAFLLSTRAGGLGINLATADIVILYDSDWNPQVDLQAQDRAHRIGQKKEVQVFRFCTEYTIEEKVIERAYKKLALDALVIQQGRLAEQKAVNKDELLQMVRFGAEMVFSSKDSTITDEDIDRIIAKGEEATAELDAKMKKFTEDAIKFKMDDTADLYDFDDEKDENKADFKKIAGDNWIEPPRRERKRNYSESEYFKQTMRQSGPARPKEPRIPRMPQLHDFQFFNTQRLSELYEKEVRFLMQTHQKNQLKDSIEVEEPEDVGEPLTAEEQEEKEKLLEEGFSTWSRRDFNTFIRACEKYGRNDINSIAAEMEGKPEEEVERYAKVFKERYKELNDYDRIIKNIERGEARISRKDEIMKAIGKKLDRYKNPWLELKIQYGQNKGKLYNEECDRFMMCMVHKLGYGNWDELKAAFRTSPLFRFDWFVKSRTTQELARRCDTLVRLVERENQEFDERERQARKEKKLAKNTTPSKRTLARQTAESPPTLKKQKQSSMDDFMSSGKRKK; this comes from the exons ATGGCGAGAAGCTCGAGAGCGAAATCGTCGCCATTATCAGAGGGTTCTGAGGAGGAGAGAGTCAACGAGCAAGTCAACGATGAGGAAGACGAGGAGGAACTTGAAGCCGTCGCTAGGTCTGCCCAAGACTCCGAAGAAGATGACGACGACGCTACGGCTGACAGAGCCGATGCTGAAGACGACGATAATGAG GAAGATGCTGCCGCTAATGAGATCTCCAAGCGTGAAAAGGCTCGGTTAAAAGATATGCAGAGGCGTAAGAAGCAAAAGATACAGGAAATGTTGGATGCACAGAATGCTGCTATAGAAGCTGACATG AATAACAAGGGAAAGGGGCGTCTGAAGTATCTATTGGAGCAGACAGAGTTGTTTGCACATTTTGCAAAAGGTGATCAGTCTACTTCAGAAAAGAAGACAAAAGGAAG GGGTCGTCATTCGTCAAAGATAACTGAAGAGGAAGAAGATGAAGAGTATCTCAAAGAAGAAGAGGGTGGGCTATCTGGGAGTACACGACTACTGGCACAACCGTCTT GTATTCAGGGAAAGATGAGAGATTATCAACTTGCTGGTTTGAACTGGATGATACGGCTATACGAGAATGGCATAAATGGGATACTTGCTGATGAAATG GGTCTTGGTAAGACTTTGCAAACCATCTCTTTGCTGGGGTACCTGCATGAATTTAGAGGGATTACAGGTCCTCACATGGTTGTTGCTCCGAAATCCACACTTGGCAATTGGATGAATGAAATCAAACGTTTTTGTCCTATTATACGCGCTGTAAAGTTCCTTGGGAATCCTGAAGAAAGG AGACACATCCGGGAGGATTTACTAGTTGCTGGGAAGTTTGATGTGTGTGTTACAAGTTTTGAGATGGCTATCAAAGAGAAGTCTGCTTTACGACGCTTTAGTTGGCGTTACATCATCATTGATGAGGCCCATAGAATCAAGAATGAAAATTCTCTTCTTTCCAAAACCATGAGACTCTATAACACTAATTATAGGCTATTGATCACAGGGACGCCACTTCAG AATAATCTTCATGAACTCTGGGCGCTTCTGAACTTTTTGCTACCAGAGATCTTTAGCTCTTCTGAGACTTTTGATGAGTGGTTTCAAATATCTGGCGAGAATGACCAGCAGGAGGTGGTCCAGCAGCTTCATAAG GTCCTTCGTCCATTCCTTCTTAGGAGACTGAAGTCTGATGTTGAGAAAGGCCTGCCTCCAAAGAAGGAAACAATTCTTAAGGTTGGTATGTCCCAGATGCAGAAAAACTACTATAGGGCTCTGTTGCAAAAAgattttgatgttgttaattCTGGAGGAGAGCGCAAGCGTCTGCTTAATATAGCAATGCAACTCCGAAAATGTTGTAATCATCCATATCTTTTCCAAGGAGCTGAGCCAGGACCTCCATATACAACCGGAGAGCATCTCATAGAGAATGCTG GCAAAATGGTTCTTCTAGATAAATTGCTTCCTAAGCTGAAGGAACGTGGCTCGAGGGTTTTAATATTTTCACAg ATGACACGGCTACTGGACATCCTTGAGGACTACCTGTTGTACCGAGGTCACCAGTATTGTCGGATTGATGGAAACACTGGTGGAGAAGATCGTGATGCTTCTATTGAAGCATTTAACAGACCAGAGAGTGAAAAATTTGCCTTCTTATTGTCAACCAGAGCCGGTGGTCTTGGTATCAATCTTGCTACAGCAGATATTGTAATTCTTTATGACAGTGACTG GAATCCACAGGTTGACTTGCAGGCTCAGGACCGTGCCCATAGGATTGGACAGAAGAAGGAAGTCCAAGTATTCCGTTTCTGCACTGAG TATACAATTGAGGAGAAAGTGATTGAAAGGGCTTATAAGAAGCTGGCACTTGATGCATTGGTTATCCAGCAGGGACGGCTGGCTGAGCAAAAAG CTGTTAATAAGGATGAGCTGCTGCAGATGGTGCGGTTTGGTGCTGAAATGGTTTTCAGTTCCAAAGATAGCACTATTACAGATGAAGATATAGATAGAATCATTGCCAAAGGAGAAGAGGCAACAGCGGAACTTGATGCCAAGATGAAGAAGTTTACAGAAGATGCTATCAAGTTTAAGATGGATGATA CTGCTGATTTGTATGACTTTGATGACGAAAAG GATGAAAACAAGGCAGATTTCAAGAAAATTGCCGGTGACAATTGGATAGAACCTCCAAGAAGGGAGCGAAAGCGCAA TTACTCGGAGTCTGAATATTTCAAGCAAACCATGCGACAAAGTGGTCCTGCAAGACCTAAAGAGCCTAGGATTCCTAGGATGCCTCAGCT GCACGACTTTCAGTTCTTTAATACCCAGAGGCTAAGTGAGCTGTACGAGAAGGAAGTGCGTTTCCTCATG CAAACTCACCAGAAAAATCAATTAAAAGACAGTATAGAAGTGGAAGAGCCCGAAG ATGTGGGAGAGCCTCTAACTGCTGAGGAGCAGGAAGAAAAGGAGAAACTATTGGAGGAG GGATTTTCGACGTGGAGTAGGAGAGACTTCAATACTTTTATCAGGGCATGTGAGAAGTATGGTCGGAATGACATAAACAGTATCGCTGCTGAAATGGAAGGAAAGCCAGAGGAGGAGGTTGAAAGATATGCAAAAGTTTTCAAAGAAAGATACAAAGAGCTAAATG ATTATGATAGGATTATAAAGAACATTGAAAGAGGAGAGGCTAGAATTTCGCGAAAAGATGAGATAATGAAAGCAATTGGGAAGAAGTTGGACCGCTACAAGAATCCATGGTTGGAGTTGAAGATACAGTATGGTCAGAACAAAGGAAAATTGTATAATGAGGAGTGTGATCGTTTCATG ATGTGTATGGTTCACAAACTTGGCTACGGGAACTGGGACGAGCTGAAGGCTGCATTCCGCACGTCACCTTTGTTTCGGTTTGATTGGTTTGTGAAGTCTCGAACCACTCAAGAACTGGCTAGAAGATGTGATACACTTGTTCGGTTGGTGGAGAGAGAAAACCAAGAATTTGATGAGAGGGAGAGGCAGGCACGCAAAGAAAAGAAACTTGCAAAG AACACAACACCATCAAAGCGCACTTTGGCAAGACAGACAGCCGAAAGCCCTCCCACCTTAAAGAAGCAGAAGCAGTCATCAATGGATGATTTTATGAGCTCG GGTAAGAGAAAGAAATGA
- the LOC132626830 gene encoding serine/threonine-protein kinase PBL27, producing the protein MDGCFPCFGSSNKESGNGVKEVVKKESFKDGSAAQSIHLSKVNSDKSKSRGSHDPKKDPAIPKDGPTAHIAAQTFTFRELAAATKNFRPECLLGEGGFGRVYKGRLESTGQVVAVKQLDRNGLQGNREFLVEVLMLSLLHHSNLVNLIGYCADGDQRLLVYEFMPLGSLEDHLHDLPPDKEPLDWNTRMKIAAGAAKGLEYLHDKANPPVIYRDLKSSNILLDEGYHPKLSDFGLAKLGPVGDKTHVSTRVMGTYGYCAPEYAMTGQLTLKSDVYSFGVVFLELITGRKAIDNTRSHGEHNLVAWARPLFKDRRKFPKMADPLLQGRYPMRGLYQALAVAAMCLQEQASTRPLIGDVVTALTYLASQTYDPNAQSNRVGSSTPRSREDRLQSVDGVDSPDEHCSVHHGSPSIQRNSPDSRKRDSARDFNTGIELRKIATSGGSGRKWGLDESERPDSQKNSPVSAGRNRETPRNRDLDRERAVAEAKVWGENWRDKKKTNARGSSFDGIND; encoded by the exons ATGGATGGGTGTTTTCCTTGTTTTGGATCATCAAACAAGGAAAGTGGAAATGGTGTTAAAGAAGTGGTAAAAAAAGAGTCTTTTAAGGATGGTTCTGCTGCTCAATCTATCCATTTGAGCAAAGTTAATTCAG ATAAATCAAAGTCTCGTGGAAGTCATGATCCTAAGAAAGATCCGGCCATTCCAAAAGATGGGCCAACAGCACATATTGCTGCGCAGACATTCACATTTCGTGAGCTTGCTGCTGCAACGAAGAATTTTAGGCCAGAGTGTTTGCTTGGTGAAGGTGGGTTTGGACGTGTTTACAAAGGTCGGCTGGAAAGCACCGGACAG GTGGTTGCTGTTAAACAGCTTGACCGCAATGGTCTTCAAGGGAATAGGGAATTTTTGGTGGAGGTTCTGATGCTTAGCCTACTACATCATTCAAATCTCGTCAACCTGATTGGTTATTGTGCAGATGGGGACCAACGCCTCCTTGTTTACGAGTTTATGCCATTGGGTTCTTTAGAAGATCATTTACATG ATCTCCCACCTGATAAAGAACCATTGGACTGGAATACAAGGATGAAGATTGCAGCTGGTGCAGCGAAGGGTTTAGAATATCTGCATGACAAAGCCAACCCTCCTGTAATATATCGAGACCTAAAATCTTCCAATATACTTCTTGATGAAGGATATCACCCTAAATTATCAGATTTTGGGCTTGCTAAACTGGGCCCTGTTGGCGACAAGACTCATGTGTCTACACGTGTGATGGGCACATATGGTTACTGTGCTCCTGAATACGCAATGACAGGTCAACTCACATTGAAATCTGATGTGTACAGTTTTGGGGTTGTCTTCCTTGAGCTGATTACAGGCCGCAAGGCAATTGATAACACACGGTCCCATGGGGAGCATAATCTTGTTGCCTGG GCTCGACCACTTTTCAAGGATCGGAGGAAGTTCCCAAAAATGGCAGATCCACTACTGCAAGGGCGTTACCCAATGCGAGGACTTTACCAAGCTTTGGCTGTGGCAGCAATGTGCTTGCAAGAACAAGCATCTACTAGACCTTTAATAGGGGATGTTGTGACAGCTTTAACATATTTAGCCTCCCAAACGTATGACCCTAATGCACAAAGTAACCGTGTTGGTTCATCCACTCCAAGGAGCAGGGAGGATAGACTGCAGTCAGTTGATGGAGTAGATAGTCCTGATGAACATTGCAGTGTTCACCATGGTTCTCCTTCCATCCAGAGGAATTCTCCTGATTCCAGGAAAAGAGATTCCGCCAGGGATTTCAATACTGGGATAGAGTTGAGGAAAATTGCAACTAGTGGTGGATCTGGTCGTAAGTGGGGTTTGGATGAATCAGAACGTCCTGATTCTCAAAAAAACAGCCCAGTCAGTGCAGGTAGAAATCGAGAAACCCCAAGGAACCGGGATCTAGACAGGGAACGTGCAGTTGCTGAAGCAAAGGTATGGGGCGAAAACTGGAGGGACAAAAAGAAGACAAATGCAAGAGGTAGTAGTTTTGATGGGATAAATGATTGA